A single window of Nicotiana tomentosiformis chromosome 1, ASM39032v3, whole genome shotgun sequence DNA harbors:
- the LOC117278542 gene encoding uncharacterized protein: MQGIGSQVSVSYKDLCLFPDFQLPAGFKMPKFDLYDGHGDPVAHLRGYCSKMRGASGKDELLMAYFSHSLIGVALEWYTRQDACRWYIWDDMAQAFSRHFQYNIEIVLDRLSLTKMQKKPNESFREYRSDGENKLSRSILRWRRDG, translated from the coding sequence ATGCAAGGAATAGGGAGCCAAGTAAGTGTGTCTTACAAGGACTTATGCTTGTTCCCTGATTTTCAACTGCCCGCTGGATTTAAGATGCCAAAGTTTGACTTGTATGACGGACATGGGGATCCAGTGGCTCATTTGAGAGGTTATTGTAGCAAGATGAGAGGGGCCAGCGGGAAAGACGAGCTGTTAATGGCCTATTTTAGTCATAGCTTGATTGGTGTTGCCTTGGAATGGTACACCCGACAAGATGCGTGCAGGTGGTACATATGGGACGATATGGCTCAGGCCTTTTCCcggcactttcagtacaatatagaaATTGTCCTGGATCGCCTGTCCCTGACCAAGATGCAAAAGAAGCCTaatgaaagctttagggaatacAGATCAGATGGAGAGAATAAGCTGTCCAGGTCAATCCTCCGATGGAGACGAGATGGTTAA